A stretch of the Inquilinus sp. KBS0705 genome encodes the following:
- the ftcD gene encoding glutamate formimidoyltransferase, whose translation MNQLIECVPNFSEGVNLSIIKQITDEVESVEGVRLLNIDPGKATNRTVVTFVGEPEQVIQAAFLAIKKAGELIDMSKHKGEHPRMGATDVCPLIPIANITMAETAEYAKKLANRVGEELAIPAYLYEHAQADKKRNNLSVIRSGEYEGFFKKIKLPEWKPDFGPAEMDAKRGATVIGARDFLIAYNVNLNTTSTRRANAIAFDVREAGRVMREGDPVTGKVITDENGKPVSIPGSLKSVKAIGWYIEEYGVAQISMNLTNIEVTPIHIAFDEVCKKANERGIRVTGSELVGLIPLKAMLDAGKYFLRKQQRSVGVSEAELIKIAINSMGLDELGPFNPDERIIEYLLRDTASGKLAGMTLTAFADETASESPAPGGGSISAYLGVLGASLATMVANLSSHKKGWDSRWEEFSDWAEQGQAYKDELLRLVDLDTAAFNKIMEAFSLSKSTDAEKAARDKAIQDATKYAIEVPFKVMETAYNSLALIKAMVNTGNPNSVTDAGVAALCVRSAVIGAFMNVKINAQGYKDKTYTADIIARGNDIEAKTIVAEKEIIELVNSKIV comes from the coding sequence ATGAACCAACTAATTGAATGTGTACCCAATTTTAGCGAAGGTGTGAACCTATCCATCATCAAACAAATAACAGATGAAGTGGAATCGGTTGAGGGTGTTCGCCTGCTGAATATAGACCCGGGCAAGGCCACAAACCGCACCGTGGTAACCTTTGTTGGCGAACCTGAGCAGGTGATACAGGCAGCGTTTTTAGCCATCAAAAAAGCGGGTGAACTGATAGATATGAGCAAACACAAAGGCGAGCATCCCCGTATGGGTGCAACCGATGTTTGTCCGCTGATACCGATAGCCAACATCACTATGGCCGAAACTGCCGAATACGCTAAAAAGCTGGCTAACCGTGTGGGAGAAGAATTGGCTATCCCCGCATATTTATATGAACATGCGCAGGCCGATAAAAAGCGCAACAACCTGTCGGTTATTCGCTCGGGCGAGTACGAGGGCTTCTTCAAAAAAATAAAATTACCGGAATGGAAACCTGATTTTGGCCCTGCTGAAATGGATGCCAAACGCGGCGCTACGGTTATTGGCGCAAGGGATTTTCTGATCGCTTATAATGTAAACCTAAATACCACATCAACCCGCAGGGCAAATGCGATAGCCTTTGATGTGCGCGAGGCAGGTCGTGTAATGCGAGAAGGTGACCCGGTTACAGGCAAGGTGATTACTGATGAAAACGGCAAACCTGTATCTATACCTGGCTCGTTAAAAAGTGTAAAAGCTATTGGTTGGTATATAGAGGAATATGGCGTAGCACAAATATCCATGAACCTTACCAATATTGAGGTAACACCTATACATATAGCTTTTGACGAGGTTTGCAAAAAGGCCAATGAGCGCGGCATACGCGTAACCGGCAGCGAACTAGTGGGCCTGATACCGCTAAAGGCGATGCTGGATGCCGGCAAATACTTTTTGCGTAAGCAGCAGCGCTCGGTAGGGGTAAGCGAAGCAGAGCTGATCAAAATAGCTATTAATTCGATGGGTTTAGATGAGTTGGGGCCTTTTAACCCCGACGAACGTATAATTGAATACTTGCTTCGCGATACCGCATCAGGCAAGTTAGCAGGCATGACGCTTACCGCCTTTGCCGACGAAACCGCGAGCGAAAGTCCTGCACCGGGCGGCGGCTCTATATCTGCCTATTTAGGCGTGCTTGGCGCATCTTTGGCAACAATGGTAGCTAACCTGTCCTCGCATAAAAAAGGTTGGGATAGCCGCTGGGAAGAGTTTAGCGACTGGGCAGAGCAGGGGCAGGCCTACAAGGATGAATTACTGCGATTAGTTGATTTAGATACTGCCGCTTTTAATAAAATTATGGAGGCATTCAGCCTTTCTAAAAGTACTGACGCCGAAAAAGCCGCCCGCGATAAAGCCATACAGGATGCTACTAAATATGCAATTGAGGTGCCATTTAAAGTAATGGAAACCGCTTATAACAGCTTAGCGCTGATAAAGGCAATGGTAAATACCGGCAACCCCAATTCGGTTACAGATGCCGGTGTGGCGGCTTTATGCGTACGCTCCGCAGTGATAGGCGCTTTTATGAATGTGAAGATAAACGCGCAGGGCTATAAGGATAAAACCTATACCGCCGATATTATTGCCCGTGGCAACGACATTGAAGCCAAAACAATAGTAGCGGAAAAAGAGATAATTGAGTTGGTTAATAGTAAGATAGTTTAA
- a CDS encoding type IIA DNA topoisomerase subunit B produces the protein MAETTNYDDDSIRSLDWKEHIRLRPGMYIGKLGDGSAFDDGVYVLLKEIIDNSIDEFVMGSGKTIEVSMSDHKVSVRDYGRGIPLGKVIDCVSKINTGGKYDSKAFQKSVGLNGVGTKAVNALSNSFTVQSYRDGRTKLAEFAKGELVRDEAEKETTQRNGTAINFVPDDTIFRHYRFIPEFVENMIWNYVFLNSGLTLNFNGQKYLSERGLYDLLVRNADAENLRYPIIHLKGEDIEIAMTHGQSYGEEYYSFVNGQNTTQGGTHQAAFREAVVKTIREFYKKEFDASDIRASIVAAIAIKVQEPVFESQTKTKLGSQNIGPEGPSVRGFINDFLKKELDNYLHKNPATADALLKRILQSERERKDIAGIKKLANDRAKKASLHNRKLRDCKLHFDDNHERKQETTLFITEGDSASGSITKSRDVMTQAVFSLKGKPLNCFGLTKKVVYENEEFNLLQHALNIEDGIDGLRYNNIVIATDADVDGMHIRLLLMTFFLQFFPDLVKAGHVSILQTPLFRVRNKKETIYCYSDEERRNAIAKLGVKPEITRFKGLGEISPDEFGLFIGKDIRLDPVFLKDANIKALLEYFMGKNTPTRQQHIVNNLRVEKDDESVNPLIATPEELPIAV, from the coding sequence ATGGCAGAAACTACAAATTACGATGACGACAGTATCCGGTCGTTAGACTGGAAAGAACATATACGTTTAAGGCCGGGTATGTACATTGGCAAGCTGGGCGATGGCTCGGCTTTTGACGATGGCGTATACGTACTGCTTAAAGAGATTATTGACAACTCGATAGATGAGTTTGTAATGGGATCGGGCAAAACCATTGAGGTGAGCATGAGCGACCACAAGGTATCTGTACGCGATTATGGACGCGGCATACCTTTGGGTAAGGTGATAGATTGCGTATCAAAAATAAATACCGGTGGTAAATATGATAGCAAGGCCTTCCAAAAATCGGTAGGGTTAAATGGTGTGGGTACCAAGGCGGTTAACGCGCTATCTAACTCATTCACCGTACAATCGTACCGCGACGGGCGCACCAAACTGGCCGAATTTGCCAAAGGAGAACTGGTACGCGACGAGGCCGAAAAAGAAACCACCCAACGCAACGGTACAGCCATCAACTTTGTGCCCGACGATACCATTTTTAGGCATTACCGCTTTATACCCGAGTTTGTTGAAAATATGATATGGAACTATGTGTTCCTTAACTCGGGGCTTACCCTAAACTTTAACGGACAAAAATATTTATCGGAACGCGGCCTTTACGACCTGCTGGTACGCAACGCCGATGCCGAAAACCTGCGCTACCCTATCATCCACTTAAAAGGCGAGGATATTGAAATAGCCATGACGCACGGCCAATCATATGGCGAAGAATATTACTCGTTTGTGAACGGCCAAAACACCACACAAGGCGGTACGCACCAGGCGGCCTTCCGCGAGGCGGTGGTTAAAACCATACGCGAGTTTTACAAAAAAGAATTTGACGCGTCGGATATCCGTGCTTCTATTGTGGCGGCTATTGCCATTAAGGTGCAGGAGCCGGTTTTCGAATCGCAAACAAAAACCAAGCTGGGTTCGCAAAACATTGGCCCCGAAGGGCCGTCGGTACGTGGCTTTATAAACGATTTCCTTAAAAAGGAACTGGATAACTACCTGCACAAAAACCCGGCTACTGCCGATGCTTTACTAAAACGCATCTTACAATCAGAGCGCGAGCGCAAAGATATTGCCGGTATTAAAAAGCTGGCTAACGACCGCGCCAAAAAGGCATCGCTGCATAACCGTAAACTACGCGATTGCAAACTGCACTTTGATGATAACCACGAACGTAAGCAGGAAACCACACTGTTTATTACTGAGGGCGACTCGGCCAGCGGATCCATCACCAAATCGCGCGATGTGATGACCCAGGCGGTATTCAGTTTAAAGGGTAAGCCGCTTAACTGCTTTGGCCTTACCAAAAAAGTAGTGTACGAGAACGAGGAGTTTAACCTGCTGCAACACGCCTTGAATATTGAGGATGGTATTGATGGCCTGCGCTATAACAATATTGTAATAGCTACCGATGCCGATGTGGATGGTATGCACATCCGCCTGTTGCTGATGACCTTTTTCCTGCAGTTTTTCCCTGACCTGGTGAAGGCCGGGCACGTGTCTATCCTGCAAACACCACTATTCAGGGTGCGGAATAAGAAAGAAACCATTTACTGCTATAGCGACGAAGAGCGCCGCAATGCCATAGCCAAATTAGGTGTTAAGCCTGAAATAACCCGCTTTAAAGGTTTGGGCGAAATATCTCCGGATGAGTTTGGATTATTTATAGGTAAGGACATCAGGCTTGACCCTGTGTTTTTGAAGGATGCCAACATCAAGGCACTGTTGGAATACTTTATGGGTAAAAACACCCCGACCCGCCAGCAGCATATTGTAAATAACCTGCGGGTTGAGAAGGATGACGAAAGCGTAAACCCTTTAATAGCCACGCCTGAAGAGTTACCAATAGCGGTGTAA